The sequence below is a genomic window from Providencia rettgeri.
ATAAAGACAGGAAAGCGTTCCAAAACTTACTGATTGAAATGCTTAAGAAAAATAATATTGAGTTTGTACGCGTCGAATCTTCCGATTACGACACGCGTTTCTTAGAGTGTGTCACCCTCGTTCAACAGCTATTGATGTTAGATGACTTATAAAATTACTCAATAAAAAGCGGCATCTAATGATGCCGCCATGGTGATTCTATCTATATGATATCGTTATGATATCGGTCCCTGCAATCCGAAGAATGAAGCATATTACTTCGTCATTCTTTTGTATTTCATCCGATGCGGTTGCAACGCTTCTGCACCTAAAGTCCGTTTCTTGTAATCTTCATATTCAGAGAAGTTACCTTCGAAGAACGTAATATTACCTTCGTCTTGGTAATCAATAATATGCGTTGCAATACGGTCAAGGAACCAACGGTCATGGGAAATAACCATAGCACAGCCCGGGAACTCTAACAGGGCGTTTTCCAACGCACGTAAAGTTTCAACGTCGAGGTCGTTAGTTGGTTCATCGAGTAACAGGACGTTGCCGCCCACTTGCAGTAATTTGGCTAAGTGTAAACGGCCGCGTTCACCACCAGATAACTCACCAACACGTTTACCTTGGTCTACGCCTTTAAAGTTAAAGCGACCGACGTAAGCGCGGCTTGGAATTTCAAAGTTACCAATACGCATGATATCTTGGCCGTTGGAAATCTCTTCCCAGACAGTTTTGCTGTCATCCATTGCATCACGGAACTGGTCAACAGAGGCAATTTTCACGGTATCGCCTAATGTGATCGAACCAGAGTCCGGTTGCTCTTGGCCTGAAATCATACGGAACAGGGTAGATTTACCCGCACCGTTAGGACCGATAATCCCAACTATCGCCCCTTTAGGGATCGAGAAATTCAGGTTGTCAATCAGAACGCGGTCACCATAGGATTTACTTAGGTTTTCAACCTCGATAACTTTATCCCCTAAACGCGGTCCAGGTGGAATAAAGAGTTCGCTGGTTTCATTACGTTTTTGATATTCCACGCTATTAAGCTCTTCAAAACGAGCAAGACGCGCTTTACCTTTAGCCTGACGGCCTTTGGGATTTTGGCGGATCCACTCAAGCTCTTTCTCGATAGATTTACGACGAGCGGCTTCTGTAGAGGCTTCTTGCGCCAGACGTTCATCTTTTTGCTCAAGCCAAGAAGAGTAGTTACCTTCCCAAGGAATACCTTCACCACGGTCAAGTTCGAGGATCCAGCCCGCCACGTTATCTAAGAAGTAACGGTCATGCGTGATAGCCACAACAGTCCCTTCGTAATCATGTAAGAAACGCTCTAACCATGCAACAGACTCGGCATCCAAGTGGTTAGTTGGTTCATCGAGCAGTAACATGTCTGGTTTTTCTAATAGCAGACGGCAAATTGCCACACGGCGGCGTTCACCCCCGGAGAGGTTTTCAATTTTAGCATCCCAAGCTGGCAGGCGCAGTGCATCCGCAGCACGCTCCAATTGGTTATCTAAATTATGGCCGTCTTGCGCGGAAATAATTGCTTCTAACTCGCCTTGCTCTTTTGCGAGTTTATCAAAATCTGCACCTTCTTCTGCGTAAGCTGCATAAACTTCGTCTAAGCGCGTTAATGCATTTTTTACTTCGCTAACCGCTTCTTCAACGGCTTCACGCACGGTGTGCTCAAGGTTTAGCTTCGGTTCTTGCGGAAGGTAGCCGATTTTCAAACCCGGTTGTGGACGCGCTTCACCTTCGATATCGGTATCAATACCCGCCATAATACGCAGTAATGTCGATTTACCTGCACCATTAAGACCTAAAACACCGATCTTAGCCCCCGGAAAGAAGCTCAGAGAGATATTTTTTAAAATATGACGTTTCGGTGGAACAATTTTTCCAACCCGATACATACTATAAACGTATTGAGCCAATTTATTTACCTTTTGATTTATAAAGGGAATTTTAGTTTTCTGTTTCTATGCAGTAGGAATACATGATCTACTGCGATTGGATAAACAACAATAAATATTTTGGTATGAACTATACCTGATTGCGTATGTGATGGTCTAGGCTATCTGCGTTAACTCGATAGTAAAAACCTAATAAATATAAAGTAAAAGACTGTAAAGTCGAAAAATTCAAGAACTCTCCGCTGTTACTAAATAAAAACTTTCGGTAGCATTCATAGTATTGATATATGTTTAATATACCCGTAATCCTTCACGTTGCAGCGTTTTTTGTTGAGGTGGCTAGTCGAGTTACATAGTTTATCTATGCTCCTCGTCTATCTTAGCTTGTCGTTTACCTGCAACTCGAATTATTTGGGATATATATAGGTTAAGGGCTTTCTTGTATTTTGACTTTAGTTTAGTGATGGAGCGAGTGAATATGAAAGGTTGGTTAGCGGCAGTACCTGTGACAATGTTGCTGGTTTCCAGCACCGTATGGGCGGATCCCTTACAGGCACAAAGGGAACGTTATCAGGCGATTAAGGTTGCATGGGATGCCAATAAAATGGATGAAGTCGAGCGCTTGCTGCCGACCTTGCATGATTATCCACTTTACCCTTATCTTGCTTATCGTGAGCTGACTCAAGACTTAGATATTATTTCACCTCGTCAAGTTCAGGAGTTTATTAATACCTATCCAACCTTGCCTGTCGCTAAAAACCTGAAAACACGCTTTGTCAACGAACTAGCTCGCCGCCAAGAGTGGAAATCGCTGCTGGAATTTAGCCCTGAAGCGCCAAAACCTGCCGAAGCACAATGTAATTTTTATTTTGCAAATTGGGCGGTGGGAAATAAACAAATTGCTTGGCAAGGGGCAGAAAAAGCCTGGTTAAATGGCCGTTCAATGCCGAGTGCTTGTGATAAATTATTTAATGAATGGGAAAAAGCAGGTTATTTAACCCCTGAGATGACCCTTGAGCGTATTAACTTAGCCATAAAAGAGGGCAATACCTCGATTGCGAGTTATTTAGCTAAACGCTTACCGCCAAGTTATAAAACGATTGGCGATGCGTTAGTGAAATTACAAAATGACCCTGCCTCAGTTGTGACATTCGCCAAAACGATGACACCAACAGATTTTACTCGTCAAGCCACCATCGCGGCTTTTAGCCGTTATGCACGCCAAGCCCCTGATGCGGCTCGTACAGTACTGAATAGCATCAGTTCTGCCCAAAAAATGAATATGGCGGAAAAGCAGTTACTTAAAGACAGTGTTGCTTGGCAATATATGGGAGATGTGACCCCGGAGCAGGCTCAATGGCGCGATGAAACTATTCAAGAAAGCAATTCATCGTCATTGAAAGAGCGTCGTGTTCGTTTAGCATTAGGCGCTGGTGATAAAACGGGTGTCGCGTCATGGCTAAAA
It includes:
- the sltY gene encoding murein transglycosylase; this translates as MKGWLAAVPVTMLLVSSTVWADPLQAQRERYQAIKVAWDANKMDEVERLLPTLHDYPLYPYLAYRELTQDLDIISPRQVQEFINTYPTLPVAKNLKTRFVNELARRQEWKSLLEFSPEAPKPAEAQCNFYFANWAVGNKQIAWQGAEKAWLNGRSMPSACDKLFNEWEKAGYLTPEMTLERINLAIKEGNTSIASYLAKRLPPSYKTIGDALVKLQNDPASVVTFAKTMTPTDFTRQATIAAFSRYARQAPDAARTVLNSISSAQKMNMAEKQLLKDSVAWQYMGDVTPEQAQWRDETIQESNSSSLKERRVRLALGAGDKTGVASWLKRLPADVKNKEEWQYWQAITLIDAGKKAEGEVLLRQLTEKRGFYPMVAAQVLEIDYPVYVKSAVKPDSSIDQLPEVQRVRELMYWEMDNLARSEWVSLVASLPANQQEQLARYAFDHKWADLSVQATITAKLWDHLEERFPLAWDKEFNLYTKSKDIQKSYAMAIARQESAWNPQARSPVGATGLMQLMPATAKHTAQKQGINYVNTSQLTNPTTNIELGTAYLEDVYQQFGNNRILASAAYNAGPSRVTRWLGNSGGRIDAVAFVESIPFSETRGYVKNVLSYDLFYRHFMGQKNSKILLPNEWNMKY
- the ettA gene encoding energy-dependent translational throttle protein EttA, encoding MAQYVYSMYRVGKIVPPKRHILKNISLSFFPGAKIGVLGLNGAGKSTLLRIMAGIDTDIEGEARPQPGLKIGYLPQEPKLNLEHTVREAVEEAVSEVKNALTRLDEVYAAYAEEGADFDKLAKEQGELEAIISAQDGHNLDNQLERAADALRLPAWDAKIENLSGGERRRVAICRLLLEKPDMLLLDEPTNHLDAESVAWLERFLHDYEGTVVAITHDRYFLDNVAGWILELDRGEGIPWEGNYSSWLEQKDERLAQEASTEAARRKSIEKELEWIRQNPKGRQAKGKARLARFEELNSVEYQKRNETSELFIPPGPRLGDKVIEVENLSKSYGDRVLIDNLNFSIPKGAIVGIIGPNGAGKSTLFRMISGQEQPDSGSITLGDTVKIASVDQFRDAMDDSKTVWEEISNGQDIMRIGNFEIPSRAYVGRFNFKGVDQGKRVGELSGGERGRLHLAKLLQVGGNVLLLDEPTNDLDVETLRALENALLEFPGCAMVISHDRWFLDRIATHIIDYQDEGNITFFEGNFSEYEDYKKRTLGAEALQPHRMKYKRMTK